One stretch of Portunus trituberculatus isolate SZX2019 chromosome 23, ASM1759143v1, whole genome shotgun sequence DNA includes these proteins:
- the LOC123507615 gene encoding basic proline-rich protein-like: MWGGLPRSVREVLLQGGVRQGDQGQGVPNGEQAVQQIKGQPASPDPPLASPPDLQGSRCGGGEGLVSPFPTVRWTSPAPSSTAGLLALLSSFPSCPSPGLGTETHRPRPSGSGLAPPGQPQRSRPPARLAPPGQPQRGRPPVPGWPPPGQPRRGRPPAQAGPASAGHLLSQAGPPASAGQASCPGLAPTRPASVEQASCPGLAPPGQPRRGRHPAPPWGQGGLGLYGGVWSAAHSFAIAKEYWAALPPANTLPPGQAEEQDGVLPRRRAPHACQEVSQGHLLAEDYPVSCQALDPDGCFRVFGGQSAHLQTGRLLRREGLCPPLGPLREGEGGDGAPPLAAAAR; the protein is encoded by the coding sequence ATGTGGGGCGGGCTGCCCCGCTCAGTCAGGGAAGTACTCCTGCAGGGTGGAGTACGCCAGGGTGATCAGGGTCAGGGTGTGCCCAATGGAGAGCAGGCTGTCCAACAGATCAAGGGACAGCCTGCCTCCCCCGACCCTCCCCTGGCCAGTCCTCCTGACCTACAGGGTTCCCGCTGCGGCGGTGGGGAAGGGTtagtctctcccttccccactgTGCGGTGGACGAGCCCTGCTCCCTCGTCCACCGCGGGGCTTTTGGCGCTCctgtcctccttcccctcctgcccttctcccgggctggggaccgagacccACAGGCCCAGGCCGTCCGGCTCCGGGCTGGCCCCACCTGGCCAGCCGCAGCGGAGCCGGCCTCCTGCCAGGCTGGCCCCACCTGGCCAGCCTCAGCGGGGCCGGCCTCCTGTCCCGGGCTGGCCACCACCtggccagcctcggcggggccggcctcctgcccaGGCTGGCCCAGCCTCGGCGGGGCACCTCCTGTCCCAGGCTGGCCCCCCAGCCTCGGCGGGGCAGGCCTCCTGTCCCGGGCTGGCCCCCACCAGGCCAGCCTCGGTGGAGCAGGCCTCCTGTCCCGGGCTGGCCCCACCAGGccagcctcggcggggccgTCATCCTGCCCCGCCTTGGGGACAGGGCGGCCTGGGCCTTTACGGGGGGGTCTGGTCGGCTGCCCACTCTTTTGCCATTGCAAAAGAGTACTGGGCAGCCCTGCCCCCCGCGAACACCCTGCCCCCTGGCCAGGCAGAGGAACAAGACGGCGTGCTGCCTCGCCGTCGTGCGCCTCACGCCTGCCAGGAGGTCTCTCAGGGTCATCTCCTGGCAGAAGACTATCCTGTCTCCTGCCAGGCACTCGACCCTGATGGGTGTTTCCGGGTCTTTGGCGGCCAGTCTGCCCACCTTCAGACTGGCCGCCTGCTCCGACGCGAGGGGCTTTGCCCCCCCCTCGGTCCCcttagggaaggtgaaggaggcgatGGAGCGCCTCCCCTTGCCGCAGCAGCCCGGTGA